The genomic region GTCTTTGctctcctctatattatggatgtctagaatgtttgggttctcattttccaaattatctAGGTCAATGAACAATTCTTCTGTTTCCATATTAACTCTGGCATGTTCCAATAAGTTCCAATTCTTCAGAGTCACAAacctcatcaacaaactgttccatTAGGTCATTAACTACTTCTTCCCCCATAAAGTTGGCAATAATGTTGACTTCCCTTTCTACTTGTTCTTTCTCTTCCGCTTCTGTCACCACTGGATCAATATTCTGGGATGGACTATATTCCTTTGGCCCCCCACTTTCCTCAATATCCTTATCTTGTGTTGTCGGTTGTTCATGctcagatcctttatccttaacagGGGGACACAATTCCTTCACCAATGGTTGCTTTGAAGGGAATAATTTTACTTCTGTTGAAATCCCCAGGGGGATCATACAGTCTTCCTGTCCCTTGTTAATGATaaattcttcttcttcaatgtccTCAACATCCTTAGTTTCCTCAATATGCCTAGATGGCAAAGGGATTTCCTCAACCACAAACCCTCCCTTTTCTAGATTGAAACTAATGTTGACCCTAGGAATCCTACTGGATCTCAATTGAGAAGGAGGCAGAACTGGAGTCGATGCAGGGTCTAGATCGAGAATCCCTTTGAAGAATTCAAGATAGATAAGGAAGGACGACACCCCTGATTGAATCTCAATAGGTTTAAAGGTTTTAACACTAATGTCCATATTAATTATCATCACACAGTTCGCATACTTCCTATATTTGTCACCGATTTCTACAAATTTGCCAATGTGATTAccaattttcctaataatttcaaTATCCATTAATTCGATTGGCAGGTTAGGTATCAATACCAGTCTATCTATCTTCAGAGATTGCATATTATTAGGGTTAAAGTCCGGAATCCAatctaaaaaacaaaaatcaaaaccttTAAAAGTCGGAGATTTACCTGTTAAGAGTTCCTTCTTGTGTCTTGAATTACCACAATCAATATACAGAAAACCTTCGGACAGGATAGCTATACTTACTATCCAATTGAAGGACaacataaaccaatctgcaatagcCTCCGATGAAATTCCAAGACCCTGCCATCTCGAAAAAACTCCAAAGGCCTTGTAAGATTGTTGAATCCGCTTAACCAGATTCTCATTAATCTCTAAAACATTGACCAAGTCCGAGTTAGGGTCCCTGATTGAACCCGATCCCGACGTTAAGGGTTTAGGAGGTAGCAACGCTGTCTTGTCCTTGCTTAAAGAAGCCTTAGGTGCAGATTGAGTTTGAACTGGCCTTCTGGGATTTTTAATTTTGCTTCAActataattttttgaaaaaaggcTAGCTCGGGGATCTGGTTTTAAATAACCTTCCTTAAGATTTTGCAGCTGATTGAACCAATTGGAAGTGGTTGACCTAGAATTGCCTTGGCTGCATTCCCTGCCATTCGTAGCCCTTGGAGGGTTTTTCATGGCTGCCCTGCGAGCCCTCCTAGGTTTCACCACTTGCCATTTTGTCTGCTCTTGAGGCAGGGGAGCCCTAATCCTGGGGTTGCCATATCTGAGTGCATATTTAGTTCGCTCAAAAAACCATTGTTGGTGGAGAAGATCTAGCAATTTCCTCAGAAGAAATCGGGATGAAAAAATTGCTCGATGCCTTCCCTGCCTATTTTCGcaattatttgttttattattatCAAACTATTTAGACAAATTTAATAAtacatttattaaaaattatattttcttttttcttttttaaattatattctattttttaaaaatatatattttgtttttttaaattatattacaaaatttgtttattttttaatgaaaCATAAAAACTCAATTGAAatagctttcaaaatgaaaattttTCTTTATCCCATTGTCATACATCTTATCCATAATTTCTTTCAATAACCTTAGATTCTCCTCAATGACAAGTTGTCACTCAAACATCCTTTTTAAATGATAAACTAACCTTATTTATTCtcaaaacaattaaatattttgacattttctttatccaaccactttttcttctttttttaataattatttattaattaatctttttcaaatataaacatttcatatatatttatttaaaacaataactttaaaaatatttaataaaaatatttcaatttatattcttattatttaaaaaaaatatatattaaaaattaacttaTATACTTAAacaatttttaattatatattaatacaTAAAATATTTCAATACTAATAACTTGATTCCTTCCCCTCCTTAAGGATTGGATCTTCCAATTTAAGCTTATTAACATACTTCTACCAAATTATGTCTCTAAGAGACAAAGATGACTTGGGGTATTTTTTCAGACTAACATCTCTTTGGAATGGTTGAAAGGAGGCAATAGAATCACTTTATGTTTGGACTCAATATTAGTTGTTTAACTTTATATGaaatatgaaattttttctaaTAACCTAAATGTCGATATTAGTTTATGTTGATACATTTATGTGTGAATGTCAAATAATATCCGTAAGGTATTTAGAACCTATTTAACATACatttttttcctttctagtttgtCTTTTTAAACTTTATTGTTAAATTTGTTTTATTTCCTTTTTCTAAAATAAATCTTTATCTTCTAATTAAAAGAAATTaggttatatattataatatttcaaACAACAAGAGGTAGGATAGAACAAGGATGATGAGGGATGATAAAGCAACGACATGGTGCTAAAAGTAGGGTAAGCTGCAAGAATTTTATGAGGAATGAAGGAAGGTGTAATGCTATTAGGATAAGAAGAGAGGATAATACTAAGAGGATAAGAAGAGGAGGCAACACTAGAAATGTGTTCTTTATGTGATGATACAATGTGGATCAAGGGTTCTAGATATTCCTCCATGGTTTGAAATGAAATGATGTTTGTTCTTAAATAATAACTTTTGAGCTGAAATTTTCACATAATGGCTAGTTGAATGAATTTTACAAGGGcccaaatttaaatttgaatttttgagtttagaaattattttcacattttatGGAACTAGCCAAGAGTCAACACATAACAACTAGTTGGAGGGAGTTTTTCTTggccaaaattaaaatttgaatttaggAAGATTAGAGATATTTAACATTTTGTGGAACTGAGAATTTTTTGCTCAAGTTATCAACAAACATGACTAGTTGGAGAGAGTTTGCAAGGGcccaaatttaaatttgaattttagaaatttAGCAATTAATGTAATCCAAACATTTGACCTTGGatgaaaaaattgataaataaaggATCACAACAATCTGTAGAGATGTATGTAGATGGAACAAAGTTAGACCAACTTTTAAACAAAATGTTACTTATATACTAATCATTATAGTAAAACTAACCTTATTAAAATAAGTCCAAAACAAAAGTATCTAAAATTTATATTTTgcacttttataattattatataaaaatacaaatctactcttttattataattttttttcaatcgtaataggaaaaaaacaaatcaaataaaGAATAATAAGTTAAATGTTGAcagtaaaataaatttaaaaaaaataataatttcatgaTAGATCTTTTGGCGCAACCATCAATATCCTTAAATTGTCATGATAAATACTTTTTTATGACTTTAAAAGCCTTTAAGTTTGTGTGAAAGtaatctagaaacttcccttgatGATAGATTTGTGGTTTATAAGTTGTATGTCTATAAACCAGATGTCTTAAACTCAAAGctaattaggattgatgaaaaATCGATTTAACTTAAGCATAAAACAATAGTTTTTTTCTTTATATATGATTTGCGCGAATTAATCTCCTTCATTGAACTATCTTATTACTATTATGAAAAGTAGACAATATGAAACTCTTACTCAACACCATACTAATTTTGAAAACTAAGAATCCTTAAATCACTTGCCCATTATtccaaatatgataataataaatgttgagaagccaaaaaaaaaaatggttgttaaatacaaaaaaataaaaatttccctTATTAATTCTTTTATATAAAAACCTAGTGTTTTATTGAACTGAAATTATTAGCAAAATTGAAAATGTGTCAAAAGATTGTGGATAATATTTTTACTGCCAATGtatgaattgaagattataagCCTTTTCTTATCTAAAGTTCAACTAATTTGGAGGGATTGTATTTTTGTTAAAATATATTTGGATGAATGTCCCATAATCATACTGgtgacattgaacaaccaaattGAAATTGTGTACTGAAATTGTGTACTGTAATGATGaaactgaaaaatcaaataaaaaaattaaatcttaaGAATATAAGAATAATATCAAATCTAAATTAACCATTTTATTGATTTATAGAGTGAAATAAAAACTGACTTTAGCTAGtcctctttaaaaaaaatattagattccCTCGCACAGGCATTTGAAATCATAAGTTGATACCCTTAAAATCAAAAGAATTAAAGAGAGAATTTTCTAAAATTTATAAATTGTCTACCTAAACGTTTTACCCCAGCTGCATGCTTAAAGACCCTTTAGACCTTGACTTTTAGACAGAGGAGGTGATTATTTGTGAACAGAATGCGTAGATGTGCCAAGTCTGGCATGGTGAGATGTTTATCctccaattttgaaaaacattgcaAGCGTAAATATACTAAACCCAGTTAATTTTCTAAAATTTATAAATTGTCTACCTAAACGTTTTACCCCAGCTGCATGCTTAAAGACCCTTTAGACCTTGACTTTTAGACAAAGGAGGTGATTATTTGTGAACAGAATGCGCAGATGTGCCAAGTCTGGCATGGTGAGATGTTTATCctccaattttgaaaaacattgcaAGCGTAAATATACTAAACCCAGTTAAATAAAACTaaaatattttatatcatttttatatCATGGTCATGTCAATTGATTCTGTCAAAAACACATATCACATTCCGTCTCAGaattttagaattgcatttatATTTCCAACCATATCACCAAATTAAGCATGAATCAATTgctagcaaaaaaaaaagaaacatcaccCATGATAACAGGAAGGATATAGATGCAGGTGTTTGGGACCTTGCACTTCCACTTACCATGATGTCTCATGAATTTCAGGCTCTCAAAAAGCCATCTGCAGCTGTTCGTTCCAAGAAAGCTGACCATGGTTTACAACAACATACAAAGCCCTCAAGCGTAACAGAAGAGGCCAGAGATTCAAATGCAGAGGAACAACCAAGCACGGAAGAAAAATCAGTGAAAAAACACCTAGCAAAAAAGCAGCAACAGTCCGGTATTCTTATGGACCATGCTCACGCAACAAGTGTGTTGTCTAAAAAGGATAAAGGCAAGGAGGGCGGAGTTTTTAAAAATAATGCACTAGTAGAAGAAAATAGATTGCTTCCTGGAGAAGAGAACAGGGGACAGTCCCTCTCAAACCTGACAATGGCAAATGCTTCTAGTGATGTTTCCCGCTCATATGAGATGAAAGACACTGCAACTCCACAGAATCAATCATCACAGTCTGACTATGACAAGTCTGATATGTTGGGAGACACTGAAGGCAGACATCAGAAGGCATACAGCATTGATGGTTCCAGATTGCAGTTAGAAGAAACATCCAAACCACAGGATCCAAATCTGCTAAGAGTTTCCGACAAGAACTCTGTATACAAAGATATTAGTCCTGGAGAAAATGGAAGACCAGAACAATTCAATGTCACCTGTTCAGAATCAGAATTCAACGTCATGCAATCCGTCGAGGAGCGGTCTCCAGTACAGCCAGACATTCCTGACCAGAATCAAGAACAAGATAAACCCAGGGATGAATTTGTTGTTATAACAGAATGCAATAATGACCAACAAGGTAATGCAAAGCATAATTTGGGTCTCATTAGCACTAGTTCTTGGACAGAAGATATTGAATGGGAAAGAGAAAACTCCAAAGTCCAATATGACATGAAAAATGAAAAACTAAATTGGGAAACTAGAAGGGAAGCAGAGGAGAATCACATAAGAAATGCTAGACTTAATCTGAACAAGAAGGTGTGCTTTCTTCCCAGAGACTCTAAAGGACGTTTTCTCAGTTCTCACGGTTCAAATGGAGGGAAAGCAGGTGATAACAATTCTCCTCCGCACaaaagaaaacaaagccagaaaTCTACAAAATCCCTCAAGAATTTTCCCAAAACTTATTCTATGGAGAAGGAAATTAACCATGGAAAAGCACATCTATCAGAAAATGCAAATGGGCATGGAAAATTTAACATTCAAGGAAACTACTCTGGTTATAGTTACAGAGGCTTTCCCCTGGATTCACAAGGGGAGCTTCTCAGGTACATTCCAAATACCATACCAGGATTCAATCAACTAAACAAGATTGCGAATTACTCTGCTGGTAACGAGCCTTTAACCTCAGAAGGTAACAAGGCACTTCAGGAATTCAGTTTTGTAGAAAGTATGAAAACATTTCCTGATATTACACCAATCAATCAGCCTCTTCAAAGAAATAGTTTAAGCTGCTTGCCCCAGCATAACTATTCCATTCAGTATCAACAGCCTGCCTGTCGACAAGATTACTCTGTATCTAAAACTAACCAGTCAAATCCTGGTGAGAGAGGCTCACAGTATTGTTCTCTACTTGATCAAATTCAAAGGGATGGAAGTTCAAATGGTAGAAGTTCTGGTTCATCAATTGGTACACAAGATGCAATGTCATTGTTGTCTATGCAAGCCGCTATTCAGTTTGGATACAATGAAGAGCAGAAAGAAAAACGTTCCGCGTTGCAGAAAAGTTGTCCTGGAGTAGAtatctcaagaaggaaacaacctACTCCCCAACCAGTCATGAGATTAATGGGACAAAGTTTTACTATTGGGAGAGAAAATGAGACTGCAAACGTTCTAAATGATCCTCAGCAATGCAATAGCAAACACTCTAGAAGCATACCAGGAGCCATTGTGCGTGTCACATCTCCTTCGCAGTTGGTGACACATTACAATCACCACTGCACAACATGCGGTAAAGATCAATTTTATTTACAAAAGCCCATAGGTAATGCAATGTGCCAACATTGTAGAGGAAAAGCAAATATGTCAAAAAGCCTTCCATATAACTTGAAGGAAACACAAAGACAGGAGATGAGGAGTAGTGATAGTATCTCAATCCACAAAGTTGGGACATCGAATCACAGTGCTCCTAATCTGATAGAAAAGAGGCTTCCCACAGATTATTTGTTTCATGGAGAGCCTTTAAGAGACCGAAGTTATTCTAGTCAACCATGGATATCCAGCTCACCAGCTTCTGCTCCAATTGCTAATATGTTCATTTCTCCCGTCGGCTATTTGTGCAACAACACATGCTTGAATGAGGGACAAAAAATGGCATATAAAGGTTCTCATGTCAGTAATCACGGGTACCCCCTACAGCAACAAACTTACAGCCAACTCTTGAGCTCATGTTTAGGGCAGCAGACATTCCAAAAGCAGCAGCAGAATGATTGGAAGCACACCGGTAATACATATTCCCATCCAATCCATTCAGACGCTATCCAATCATTGCCTTGTACTTTTAACAGCCTGGGGTCCTTGTCTGGCACTCTACAGGCCGTTCCATGTGTCCCTGCTCACTCAACTTCTTTCCCAACTGGAACACAAACTCCCTGCCAAGCGCCCTCTTCCTCTACATCTATTGCGGATTCTCCCAGCTTGATGTTGCAAGGGAATGGCATCTCATCCTCAATAAATTTAGCTGAACAAGAAAAGCTGCTACAGAAATTGCCCAATAATATGGCCAGAAATAGGTGCGAGGCTTGCTGCGAGAAAGGGGGATtaattgaaagcatcaatgttgaCAGAAAGTATGGAAATATTATAAGGGCAAGAGAGGGTGTTCAACAAACAGAAGGATTACATGGGAAATTGACTTCCGAAAAGCATGAAGTGTGTGAAACCAGACCAATGCAAAAATGTGATTCATTCTCAATAATGAAGGACCTCTTCAAAGGCAAGAAAGTAATTCATCATCAAATTGGTTCTTCCAGTGGAGCTGCTAAGCATATCAAGAGCAGAGAAATGCCAGAAAATAATATGTTGGAAGTCACTCATGGTCAAATATCCAAAATAAATGACCCTTGGGTTGAATTTGCAATGGATAGAAGAAACCCTTGCGACAAGAAGGCGGAGAATGAACCCATTTTGAATGCTCGTCCTCACACGGAACTCCCTAAAAAATGCCCGCAGGGTGAAAATGGATTATTCTCAAGACCTAATAATAACTTTTTGGGAATGGGGATGAGAACATCAGCAAATGGTTTGCATTGTTCTAATGCAGGATCCCCGCTCGAACTGGCAGAACCAATTAAATTAAGTGGAGGTGCAAAGCACATATTAAAACCCTCATCACAAAATGGGAATGGACAACAATCCCGGCCTATACATTACACTCAACCATTTGGTGAAACAAATGCAGCGGTTAGAGACAGAAATTTGGAAGGTACAACTGCATACAAATAAAGTGTAACAGAGCTTACCTCGGGATTCAAAACTTATGAGGTGGACCAACACTAGCAACACTTTCTCGAGGAAGCTATAATATATTGCAAAGGGACTATCAGCTCATTAACCACAGTTGATAGGCTGGAGCCTTTTGAAGAGATGGAAGGCTACATTCAGAGGCAGGGGATGGGATATAGTAATATACTTTATCATCTTACTACTGTCTTTTGAATTTTCTTGCAGGGATGCTTATTAACATTTCCAGGGACGAAAGGCTAGTGGTTTGATGATACGAAGACGAATATACTTTCAGTAGTGTAAATATGAGCTCCTGTGAATTCACACCACTCTAACGTGCATGACCTACTTCCAATTTAGTTAGCTGTTCACTTGAATTTACCATGATAATATGCAATACCGAATTTAGAAATTTGTATTATTATCTATCAGACTGCTGAAATGGATTGAACCCAGTCAATTATATCCATTTTGGTCATCTTTGCATTGCAGGAAATAAAGTTTTAAATCTTATGTATATTTAGATGAGTGTAACTTGTGACATATAGTCTTTCCACACACCAAGTTCGAGATTGGAGAACCAGTAGCTCATACTTACCCATACAAGCCTCAAGATTCAAGACAATAAACTATAATGCACAGGTGTCATAAAGATTGGGATTACAAATCCACAGTTCACTACAAAATAAAATTGTTTCAGGAAAAATAAGCACAGCAGATACTAATTCTATAACTGGAGTTCCAAAGGGAACTACAGTCAACCAGAGAAAGGGAACCTGCAGTGAGCGGGAGATAAAAGGCGGATAACTTCTGCATGGCAGCAACCACATCAAACAGGATCAAACAGTCTTTACCATATTTTCTAAGCTCCTCAAATGGTGTGTTTACCCTCACTGATcacaataaaaaatttaaagaatcTCAATTCGCACCTGTCAAATCGTGTTTCATAATATTATCTCCAATAGTCGTACAACTGTGAATGTCCAGCTGTGATGCTTTCCATAAAACCACTATATTCGATGCATTAGTGTGGGCGCTAAACAGGACCCCACGTTGTGTGATAAAAGAAACACACCTATTACCTTTAGTAGTGGCAGGCCTACTTTAGCCAACTATTTGTTGCAGTTCCGATTGAATATCACAATATAAACCAATTGCGATGAAGCTAACAAATCTTATAAATGGTTTTTAAATTGATTGGCAGGCTTACTTTAGgcttactttaatatttattttaatattaaaggGTTGTTAAATTGATTGAGTGTAATTAgtgttttttaattatattatctaTCAAGGTTCTTGAATCTTTTAGACGTGCAATAAATAAGAGATGAGGTTAGGATCAAACACTACATAATTCTGGCAGAAAGAATATCCCTTAATCTTTGGGTATTAATTAAAGAAGTATTATTTTAGTCAATTGTTCTTGCATTGGGTAGCAAAAACAATATAGGTTTGACATAAAATTCTCAAATGTATGTGATGACAAGAAAATGAACAAGAGATGAAAATATAAACATTCTGAAGTGAATAATGGAATCGGTTTaccttgttttttttcttttttaatttagcAAAAAATGGAGTGGCAGTTATCCCATGAAATGTAAGAGTGGCCgtgctcacacgtgtgagcacTTGCGATGTGTTGATTGTGGAATGTGGTTGCTTAGTAAGCCAAAAACATGTAGGATTGGGATTATATATATTAAGAAAATGGCAACATGATTATAGCATAGGAGTGAATCCTCAAAAAGGGATGagaatcatccaatttatagattttacAAGAGAAAAATGGAAGGGCAAGATGCATTATCAATGAAGGGTTAGGATTTGAAGGAGGCATGGATTGAAGTTGACATCATGTGGCAATTATCCCATGGAATGTAAGGGTGGGTgtgctcacacgtgtgagcacTTGCGATGTGTTGACTATTGAATGTGGTGGCTTAGTAAACAAAAACATGATGTAGGATTGGGATGATATATTAAGAAAATGGCAACATGGTTACAGCATAGGAGTGGATCCTCAAAAAGGGATGAGAATCGTCCAATTTATAAATTTTACAAGAGAAAAATGGAGGGGCAAgatactgtaaagtggaaaattgaaccctagtgacttcccacctaggagagagaaaggaagtcactaggatgattttcacttgagagaactttacattcaaaagaggggcttgagtCCACTAGATCTTAATCCAAGGGGAACAAGAATATGAATTCCAATTGGATTGCAAGAATTGGAATGTGGTTTGCCCTTTTTTGCAAGTAGATATGTTgatttgttgactatgtagaaaagagagataaaatggatgaaatgaaGAGCTGTCGGTTTAGGATCGCGCTGTAATTTTGGATCGGAGACATTCAGATTGATAcagatctgccttgcaaatttgaagaaaagttgtcaggattgtgttgaaagtgcacacggtccttcgaaaaatccatgcgccaaaaagggtttttccgtctttgtaaatggagtccaaacaTGCAATTAtaactatgcacctgcaacctacacacaaaaaagaagggaagaagggttgtggataggggtttgcctcaatcaaaccccggttgaggaatcaaccttgaaagaaagtaattgcaaatgcttaaatgtaaaatgatagaaatgtataccttgtagatctgctattgattgatgatgattgctttgcttcttgaatttaaTCACAAATTTTGTATGCAATGGCATGTAACATAacaaaaccttaacacacacatgcttgcaaatgaatcttgtaatgttgctccaaaggatgaatgaagaaggcacatgaaGAAGACAACttggtggatgcttgaagacttcaaCGCTTGATGCTTGAATTTCGCCTATCGTGTATGTCATGTAAATAGCCTATATGCAAATGAGAAGattaactcccttttatacatgcctcagagaattaattcatctcaccaaggGTCGACGTCAGGGAGGTTTGAAATCCCGAAATGCAGATATGGccagagggacctatcttggggccaccctaagagggggggatggacaagggcgccacgcccctatcctgccctatcttggggcctggacaGGGTCCTAAGGTAGTCTCAAGGCTGAAACAGGAGGAACTCGAGGTGAAGGTGCAGAGAGGGGTCTCGATTGAGAGAGGAGATGTTGTCGCCTAGGTGACGACCTAAAATGTGGTTGAAATTGCGAGGgtcgcaatttcatgacactacatttagcccccactttaatgggagtatggcttatgccaatattgttggtaaagtagaagaaagagagagatgaagatgagagacacaaagcaataccacaaggagtataagacatcactaatcttgaggaacaaaagctcccaatcttaggatcttaactcattcaaacatatgcaagagcacacaaaatagAAAGGACAAGACCAACCAAAACAAGATAAAGAACAACAGACACACGACAAAGACAAGACACATTAGACCACacatcaactagccgaagagaccttgatacaaatgtctcaaacaactaattgaaacacaaaggccaatgccatcacataaacactggtaatcacataaaagagcaaagctagcatcatccatgaaccatcaatagaaaaactatgggttcatgagaggaagcagagagaggacatgaatacacactttggtgatccatgagaagaaaggcgaacaagagGAAACCATAGACATCttgcccctagaattaggtgatccatggagaaaaaggacatggaaaactagcccctagagtttgtctaggtgatccacgTAAGGGAGGGAGGTGAAACGTTGTTAGTTCTACTCAACCTCgtgcgtgtgtgtgcaagtgaggttcgaagcacctcataggagtctatgcccaggtatgctacaacttgtaaaagatgtatagtacaaatgtcaagaaaggtgtgacatctcgctctaagagaccgtgctctggttccaagaataatcaccctgtaTAAAAGAGAAGTGGcaatatctcgctctaagaggttgtgctctggttccaagaatatcccattGTAAAAGGAAAAAGCggcgacatcttgctctaagaggttgtgctctggtttcaagaatatCCCACTGTGCAAAAAGAAAGtggcgacatctttctctaagaggttgtcctctggttccaagaatgacccactgtacaaaagaaaagtggcgacatctttctctaagaggttgtcctctggttccaagaatgacccactgtacaaagaaaaagtggcgacatctggctctaagaggttgtgctatggttccaagaatgtcccattgcACAAGAGAAACAATGCACAAGtgaaatatagtacaaaaggagtagtgtgggtgccccctcctcccttaagatgtcaacattgttttatgttgatatcttaaggaaagaagaacaaggataTCTTCCTTCAaaaccaagaagatatccatcatgcaagaATGTCATAAATCCATGCAAgagaggaaatactcttcaagcaagggtaagatagttgaaaagagatatcttgttgtaagtgtaaaggagatccttggaggagaagagatctttgctcaaaagacatctaccccccaagaggagttgtcttagacaaatataacatcttctagaacaaagtatagaagagaacaagaatgcaatccttcctcctattgctaggtgaaagggattcttgatgaaggatg from Cryptomeria japonica chromosome 3, Sugi_1.0, whole genome shotgun sequence harbors:
- the LOC131067003 gene encoding uncharacterized protein LOC131067003, with the translated sequence MEAVSNSHECADRNAREPRKKFGHNSKMLTNPDNPLEGSILISTGVFSESFSIREYVGKVRNMNIRKSWPFSESLLDDCLREGRNQVLPPLERPIYRWWGSQHCVSIQRHGAQPGDNSEGIIVSEVDTAISKDLEEQIRKLSTVKISGPEDNTANREDGMKRKESKYERRYNYGHRHRSSAATSTPKFTSQSDGEKKLTRVQEKGKAESDSNVDAATRKQNQNGKPDKSPATERQVINFTFGSTKGESKSVTDAGLGDEIERPKKARKMARDQLPAGSNLTQTEKNKIDHLNLEETKSESVNVFDISNNDVSGLKVCPVCKTFTSTTVTAVNAHMDDCLAQASNAQKKHGKLQRQKSRAQKKRSIVDICAAALPVNIPADSSENLAMDTSADSDSTKANLKLKKTMVLMDTAVGSATTISCKRKRSIGAHSQEIGKAGRRKAETVETKRKRQRLRIISSLTKGVKALKKPSAAVRSKKADHGLQQHTKPSSVTEEARDSNAEEQPSTEEKSVKKHLAKKQQQSGILMDHAHATSVLSKKDKGKEGGVFKNNALVEENRLLPGEENRGQSLSNLTMANASSDVSRSYEMKDTATPQNQSSQSDYDKSDMLGDTEGRHQKAYSIDGSRLQLEETSKPQDPNLLRVSDKNSVYKDISPGENGRPEQFNVTCSESEFNVMQSVEERSPVQPDIPDQNQEQDKPRDEFVVITECNNDQQGNAKHNLGLISTSSWTEDIEWERENSKVQYDMKNEKLNWETRREAEENHIRNARLNLNKKVCFLPRDSKGRFLSSHGSNGGKAGDNNSPPHKRKQSQKSTKSLKNFPKTYSMEKEINHGKAHLSENANGHGKFNIQGNYSGYSYRGFPLDSQGELLRYIPNTIPGFNQLNKIANYSAGNEPLTSEGNKALQEFSFVESMKTFPDITPINQPLQRNSLSCLPQHNYSIQYQQPACRQDYSVSKTNQSNPGERGSQYCSLLDQIQRDGSSNGRSSGSSIGTQDAMSLLSMQAAIQFGYNEEQKEKRSALQKSCPGVDISRRKQPTPQPVMRLMGQSFTIGRENETANVLNDPQQCNSKHSRSIPGAIVRVTSPSQLVTHYNHHCTTCGKDQFYLQKPIGNAMCQHCRGKANMSKSLPYNLKETQRQEMRSSDSISIHKVGTSNHSAPNLIEKRLPTDYLFHGEPLRDRSYSSQPWISSSPASAPIANMFISPVGYLCNNTCLNEGQKMAYKGSHVSNHGYPLQQQTYSQLLSSCLGQQTFQKQQQNDWKHTGNTYSHPIHSDAIQSLPCTFNSLGSLSGTLQAVPCVPAHSTSFPTGTQTPCQAPSSSTSIADSPSLMLQGNGISSSINLAEQEKLLQKLPNNMARNRCEACCEKGGLIESINVDRKYGNIIRAREGVQQTEGLHGKLTSEKHEVCETRPMQKCDSFSIMKDLFKGKKVIHHQIGSSSGAAKHIKSREMPENNMLEVTHGQISKINDPWVEFAMDRRNPCDKKAENEPILNARPHTELPKKCPQGENGLFSRPNNNFLGMGMRTSANGLHCSNAGSPLELAEPIKLSGGAKHILKPSSQNGNGQQSRPIHYTQPFGETNAAVRDRNLEGTTAYK